The following are from one region of the Aequoribacter fuscus genome:
- a CDS encoding indolepyruvate ferredoxin oxidoreductase family protein → MANYSRKQRLEMTLDDRLQQQEGWVYMTGMQALVRLPIQQRMRDEAAGLNTGGYISGYRGSPVGAYDMSLQQAEKELKAHNIHFQPGVNEDLAATATWGAQMVGLFPGAKVDGVFSIWYGKAPGLDRSMDAIRHANLAGTNTAGGTLLLVGDDHGAKSSTVACYSDLNFASLGLPFLAPANVQDVFDYGLHGIAMSRYASTLVGMKLVTDVVEGGGSVYVSPDNPKITTPDDTGPDTSIKTFTPFLEQERLLWDVKLKKVMTYARANEINRIEEAPEARIGIMAAGKAWQDTSQALSGLGYIDGKLGNTSISLLKIGMVWPLDDAIVREFCKDLHTLLIVEEKRPLLEDQVRAILYDSDIRPNIVGKHFKSSGDSAADCAFPTYGEIDPNLVSQVLLRVLNDVEPDGGFSLPDCLMSQPVLPGGVERPPSFCAGCPHGRSTQLPEGSRALGGIGCHSLTILRDPEKTNSMSHMGAEGMMWPGQFPFTEEKHVFTNMGDGTYFHSGHLAIRAAVASQVNITYKILHNGFVSMTGGQQHDGDNSPEKMVAQLKAEGVRRIALVSDEPEKFDAHALGVQVYHRTAMDAVQAEFRELSGVTVIIYDQPCATERRRLRKRGKWQDPDKRVFINPEVCEGCGDCSTVSGCMAIEPLETEFGRKRKINQSSCNKDFSCLEGFCPSLVSVSGAQPKKAQATDVSIDVSHLPVPETAIHGAWSVLVSGIGGAGVVTIGQTLAVAAHADGYFSTSLDITGLAQKYGAVHSHVKIAESPEQMRATRIAAGEANAIIGSDLVVTAGDEALSKMASSKSLAVVDTTVVPTAAFSMNPDWTLDSAAQVGRLSQVLGEHLHTLDAQTLADRVMGDRVFANMLLMGASWQQGGIPLSLEAIHRAIELNGVAVAKNKQAFDLGRLAYADAPAARRLAGDEVAVVVKFHSEPSVDDIVAHREKELIDYQDVSLAKRYSDMVQRVRNAGLNEASVKAVARGYYKLLAVKDEWEVARLYTKPSFRKALADTFDGDMKLTFHFGAWPYGGFNKETGKFTKGEISSSRAMLFFKMMNRFRFLRGTILDPFRYSEERRLGVKLLADYEADIEIALSSNSAELAGEIAELLDLPEQIRGYGHVRERHAQAVNKRRDELRAAILTREVKAA, encoded by the coding sequence ATGGCAAATTATTCCCGCAAACAACGTCTAGAGATGACCCTCGATGACCGTCTCCAGCAGCAAGAAGGCTGGGTTTACATGACGGGTATGCAGGCCTTGGTTCGCCTGCCGATCCAACAGCGTATGCGCGATGAGGCGGCGGGGTTAAATACGGGTGGATACATTTCTGGTTATCGCGGCTCGCCCGTGGGCGCCTACGATATGTCGTTGCAGCAGGCGGAAAAAGAATTAAAAGCCCACAATATCCATTTTCAACCGGGTGTGAACGAGGATCTAGCGGCGACTGCGACGTGGGGCGCCCAGATGGTAGGCTTGTTCCCGGGCGCAAAAGTCGATGGCGTTTTCTCGATCTGGTACGGCAAAGCGCCAGGCTTAGACCGGTCTATGGATGCAATTCGCCATGCCAATTTAGCGGGCACCAACACCGCCGGTGGCACTCTGCTACTCGTGGGTGATGATCATGGCGCCAAGTCCTCGACAGTGGCATGTTATTCGGATTTGAACTTTGCATCGCTCGGACTGCCTTTTTTAGCTCCTGCCAATGTGCAAGATGTTTTTGATTACGGCCTTCATGGCATAGCAATGAGTCGCTACGCCTCGACGCTTGTGGGCATGAAACTTGTGACTGATGTGGTGGAGGGTGGCGGTTCAGTATATGTCTCGCCGGATAACCCGAAGATAACTACGCCAGACGACACGGGTCCAGATACATCGATCAAAACATTTACGCCTTTTTTAGAGCAAGAGCGACTGTTATGGGACGTAAAGTTAAAAAAAGTAATGACCTATGCGCGCGCCAACGAGATAAACCGTATTGAAGAGGCACCGGAGGCCCGGATTGGCATTATGGCCGCCGGCAAAGCTTGGCAAGATACGAGCCAGGCTCTGTCGGGATTGGGCTATATTGATGGGAAATTGGGGAATACTTCCATAAGCCTGCTAAAAATTGGCATGGTTTGGCCATTGGATGACGCCATTGTTCGCGAATTCTGCAAGGACCTTCACACCCTGCTGATCGTAGAGGAAAAACGTCCTCTACTTGAAGATCAAGTTCGCGCCATACTCTACGATTCTGACATTCGCCCCAACATCGTGGGCAAGCACTTCAAATCTAGTGGCGACTCAGCCGCTGACTGTGCATTTCCGACTTACGGTGAAATCGACCCAAACCTGGTGTCTCAAGTTCTGCTGCGAGTGCTAAACGATGTTGAGCCTGATGGCGGTTTTTCGCTTCCCGACTGTTTGATGAGCCAGCCTGTCCTACCAGGCGGAGTTGAGCGCCCACCCTCATTTTGCGCAGGCTGCCCTCACGGTCGTTCGACACAATTGCCAGAGGGCAGTCGTGCTCTGGGTGGTATAGGTTGCCATTCCCTGACGATTTTGCGTGATCCAGAAAAAACCAATTCGATGAGCCATATGGGGGCCGAAGGTATGATGTGGCCCGGGCAATTTCCCTTCACTGAAGAGAAGCATGTTTTTACCAATATGGGGGATGGTACGTATTTTCATTCGGGCCACCTTGCCATTCGAGCTGCTGTGGCATCACAGGTCAATATTACCTACAAGATTTTGCACAACGGCTTTGTCTCTATGACTGGGGGGCAGCAACACGATGGCGATAATTCTCCGGAGAAGATGGTCGCGCAACTTAAAGCTGAGGGTGTTAGGCGCATCGCATTGGTGTCAGATGAACCTGAGAAATTTGATGCTCATGCACTTGGCGTTCAGGTGTATCACCGTACGGCAATGGATGCGGTGCAGGCGGAGTTTCGCGAGTTAAGCGGGGTAACGGTTATTATTTACGATCAACCCTGTGCTACAGAACGCCGCCGCCTGCGTAAGCGCGGTAAGTGGCAAGACCCCGATAAGCGCGTGTTTATTAATCCGGAAGTGTGCGAAGGGTGCGGTGATTGCTCTACGGTTTCGGGTTGCATGGCGATTGAGCCTTTGGAGACCGAGTTTGGCCGTAAACGAAAGATTAACCAGTCGTCGTGTAATAAAGATTTTTCGTGTCTTGAAGGATTTTGCCCCTCTCTTGTCAGTGTCTCGGGAGCACAGCCGAAGAAAGCGCAGGCAACCGACGTATCGATCGATGTTAGCCATCTGCCTGTCCCCGAGACTGCTATTCACGGTGCCTGGTCCGTACTCGTTTCAGGTATTGGTGGTGCCGGCGTGGTGACCATAGGCCAAACATTAGCGGTTGCGGCTCACGCCGATGGTTATTTTTCAACAAGTCTTGATATTACCGGTTTGGCTCAGAAGTACGGTGCCGTTCATTCCCACGTCAAAATAGCGGAAAGTCCAGAGCAAATGAGGGCAACTCGTATTGCTGCAGGGGAAGCGAACGCGATAATAGGCAGTGACCTCGTTGTTACTGCGGGTGACGAAGCACTTTCAAAAATGGCTAGCAGTAAGTCACTTGCCGTTGTTGATACAACGGTGGTCCCGACAGCTGCATTTTCGATGAACCCAGACTGGACACTCGATAGTGCAGCGCAGGTCGGACGTTTAAGTCAGGTATTAGGAGAGCACCTCCACACGTTGGATGCGCAAACATTGGCAGATCGAGTCATGGGAGATCGCGTTTTCGCTAATATGCTGCTCATGGGTGCTTCTTGGCAGCAGGGTGGAATTCCCTTGTCTTTGGAGGCAATTCATCGGGCTATAGAACTGAATGGGGTAGCGGTAGCTAAAAACAAGCAGGCGTTTGATCTTGGACGATTGGCTTATGCTGATGCGCCTGCTGCTCGCCGCCTGGCGGGTGACGAAGTGGCGGTCGTGGTCAAGTTTCACAGTGAGCCGTCGGTGGATGATATTGTTGCACATCGGGAGAAAGAGCTGATTGACTACCAGGATGTGAGTTTGGCAAAACGCTACTCCGATATGGTACAGCGGGTCCGGAACGCTGGGCTTAATGAGGCGTCAGTAAAGGCAGTTGCACGGGGTTATTACAAACTACTGGCAGTCAAAGATGAATGGGAAGTAGCTCGGCTTTATACCAAGCCATCTTTTCGCAAAGCCCTGGCCGATACGTTCGATGGCGACATGAAGCTAACCTTTCACTTTGGTGCCTGGCCCTATGGTGGGTTTAATAAAGAGACCGGCAAGTTCACCAAGGGCGAAATATCGAGCAGCAGAGCAATGCTTTTCTTCAAGATGATGAACCGATTTCGGTTCCTGCGTGGCACCATCCTTGACCCATTTCGCTATTCTGAGGAGCGTAGGCTGGGCGTCAAACTGCTTGCAGATTATGAGGCGGATATTGAAATTGCCTTGTCGAGTAACTCGGCTGAATTGGCTGGGGAAATCGCTGAACTATTAGATTTGCCTGAGCAAATTCGAGGTTATGGCCATGTACGTGAGCGTCATGCTCAGGCCGTAAATAAACGCCGTGACGAACTTCGCGCTGCAATCTTAACGCGCGAGGTAAAAGCCGCATGA
- a CDS encoding PQQ-dependent sugar dehydrogenase has protein sequence MRFYLAVALVCLGACAQTPNHALIYSKEFGKSPDLAEPEPSVLPTARIARAIGFKAGEAPTPAAGWTVNRFAEGLTHPRWLLELPNGDLLVAETDTPRDSGGFSGLKGLAAKLMMRYGGSNRGSADRIRLLRDTDHDGVADLNVHLVENLHSPFGMAYRDGYLYVANTDALLRFKYPLGEDSIAGPAEHLTDLPALPYNHHWTKSLLFDSTGRRLWIGVGSNSNIAENGMEHEEMRAAILQYDVESGELSVYASGLRNPVGMALHPETGGLWTVVNERDELGDQLVPDYLTEVIEDEFYGWPVWYMGGNKDERVLAQGIDNNTRPRDPDYALGAHTASLGLDFYDYPHPSLRHAAIIGQRGSWNRSQFVGYKVIAVQFDTGRPKDALPVTLLDGFLNEKGQARGRPVGVQALGDGAIVVADDVAGIVWRLAPAVSAK, from the coding sequence ATGCGCTTTTATTTGGCTGTTGCACTGGTTTGTCTCGGCGCTTGCGCTCAGACGCCCAATCATGCGCTTATCTATTCAAAAGAGTTCGGGAAAAGCCCCGATTTAGCTGAGCCTGAACCATCCGTGTTGCCGACGGCGCGAATTGCTCGAGCAATAGGTTTTAAAGCGGGCGAGGCACCCACGCCGGCAGCGGGCTGGACAGTAAATCGCTTTGCCGAGGGTCTGACGCATCCGCGCTGGTTGCTCGAACTTCCCAATGGTGATTTGCTGGTCGCGGAAACCGATACGCCGCGGGACAGCGGTGGCTTCTCGGGACTTAAAGGCTTGGCTGCCAAATTAATGATGCGCTACGGTGGATCAAACAGAGGCAGCGCGGATCGAATCCGACTGTTAAGAGACACCGATCACGATGGTGTCGCAGACCTGAATGTTCATTTAGTGGAGAATCTGCACTCGCCTTTTGGTATGGCGTATCGCGACGGCTATCTGTACGTGGCCAATACCGATGCTTTGCTTCGATTTAAGTATCCGTTGGGTGAGGACAGCATCGCCGGTCCTGCCGAGCATTTAACCGATCTACCGGCTCTTCCGTACAATCATCACTGGACTAAATCGCTGCTGTTTGACTCGACAGGGCGTCGACTTTGGATTGGTGTGGGCAGCAACAGCAATATCGCTGAGAATGGCATGGAACACGAGGAAATGCGAGCCGCCATTCTGCAATACGATGTTGAAAGCGGCGAGCTGAGTGTCTACGCCAGTGGATTGCGCAACCCAGTGGGTATGGCATTGCACCCTGAAACAGGCGGGTTATGGACTGTGGTTAATGAGCGCGATGAGCTTGGCGACCAGCTGGTACCCGATTATCTGACAGAAGTCATCGAGGACGAATTTTATGGCTGGCCTGTGTGGTACATGGGCGGGAACAAAGATGAGCGAGTTCTGGCACAGGGAATCGATAATAATACAAGACCAAGAGACCCTGATTACGCGCTTGGGGCACATACTGCGTCGCTGGGCTTAGACTTTTACGACTATCCGCACCCAAGCCTACGGCACGCGGCGATCATTGGGCAGAGAGGATCTTGGAATCGCAGTCAGTTTGTGGGCTACAAAGTCATCGCCGTTCAATTTGATACCGGTCGGCCAAAGGATGCTCTGCCAGTCACCTTGCTCGATGGCTTCTTAAATGAAAAAGGCCAAGCAAGGGGTCGCCCGGTGGGGGTTCAGGCGCTGGGCGATGGTGCGATTGTGGTGGCGGACGATGTGGCTGGGATTGTTTGGCGCTTGGCTCCTGCCGTATCTGCAAAGTAA
- a CDS encoding CPXCG motif-containing cysteine-rich protein, which yields MLDTQNIQCPYCWETIELVIDHSVAEQDYIEDCEVCCRPIRLMVAVEDGESYVTALHEDE from the coding sequence ATGCTGGATACTCAGAACATACAGTGCCCCTATTGCTGGGAGACGATTGAGCTCGTGATTGATCACAGCGTCGCAGAGCAAGACTATATTGAAGATTGCGAAGTTTGTTGCCGACCGATTCGTTTGATGGTCGCTGTTGAGGATGGCGAGAGCTACGTGACCGCATTGCACGAGGATGAGTAG
- the panD gene encoding aspartate 1-decarboxylase, with translation MRWQMRSKIHKATVTQADLDYVGSITIDANLLDAVGLWPGEKVLVVSNTSGARLETYTIEGERGKGDICVNGAAAHLIGPGEDIIIIGFELSAERVHPKVILPSPDNREFRYIVEEPKTVAETF, from the coding sequence ATGCGTTGGCAAATGCGCTCGAAAATTCACAAGGCAACGGTCACCCAAGCCGACTTGGATTACGTGGGCAGTATCACGATTGATGCAAACCTGTTAGATGCCGTAGGTCTGTGGCCAGGCGAGAAAGTGCTGGTGGTCAGCAATACATCGGGTGCGCGTTTAGAAACCTACACGATTGAAGGCGAGCGTGGTAAGGGCGATATCTGTGTCAATGGCGCCGCCGCACATCTGATCGGTCCAGGCGAGGACATCATTATTATTGGCTTTGAGTTGAGCGCCGAGAGAGTGCACCCCAAAGTCATTTTGCCCTCACCCGATAACCGCGAATTCCGCTACATTGTTGAAGAGCCAAAAACGGTCGCTGAGACCTTTTAA
- a CDS encoding mandelate racemase/muconate lactonizing enzyme family protein, whose translation MKITDVKTWAVATPPPHKGGAYWIFVKLTTNNGISGYGEVYGVPFGPDVVCKMIENVFERHVVGESPFNIEKMWRIIYSAGFVQRPDVSTSGVLSGIEMACWDIVGKALNQPVYNLMGGMVHKRLRSYTYLYPDVAELTAENFHGDTDQAPKRLQHYMDMGFTAVGFDPVMPMGSFDPRQLSLEALDGAEKLMESLREVAGSKCDLMIKTHGQLTTSSAIRLARRLERFDPLWFEEPVPPCNPKEMARVASSTTIPISGGERLVSRFEISKVLEAQAIQILQPALGRVGGILEGKKIAAMAEAHYAQFAPHLYAGPMEAAANIQLSATLPNFLILESIDNFDGFFNDLLTVPIQWEDGYVIVPNRPGLGFELNEALADANPFTGEDPFPPMAESPIY comes from the coding sequence ATGAAAATAACAGATGTTAAAACATGGGCCGTAGCGACTCCGCCGCCTCATAAAGGCGGCGCCTACTGGATATTCGTAAAGTTGACCACGAATAATGGAATATCGGGTTATGGTGAAGTCTACGGAGTGCCATTCGGCCCCGATGTTGTCTGCAAGATGATAGAGAACGTATTCGAGCGACATGTGGTAGGAGAAAGTCCGTTTAATATCGAAAAAATGTGGCGTATTATTTACTCGGCCGGATTCGTGCAGCGGCCCGATGTCAGCACTAGCGGAGTACTTTCAGGTATTGAAATGGCTTGTTGGGATATAGTCGGCAAGGCTTTAAACCAACCAGTTTACAATCTGATGGGAGGGATGGTGCACAAGAGGCTCAGGTCCTACACCTATCTCTATCCCGACGTTGCCGAGCTGACCGCGGAAAATTTTCATGGTGATACGGACCAAGCGCCCAAACGATTGCAGCATTACATGGACATGGGGTTTACCGCTGTCGGTTTTGATCCGGTTATGCCGATGGGGTCTTTCGACCCTCGACAACTTTCCCTCGAGGCGTTGGACGGTGCAGAGAAACTCATGGAAAGCTTGCGCGAGGTGGCGGGAAGTAAGTGTGATTTGATGATCAAGACACATGGGCAACTCACCACATCCAGTGCAATTCGGCTCGCCCGTCGCTTAGAGCGATTCGATCCACTTTGGTTCGAGGAACCCGTTCCCCCATGCAATCCAAAAGAAATGGCGCGTGTGGCCAGTTCCACCACCATTCCAATCTCGGGTGGCGAACGACTGGTGAGCCGTTTCGAAATTTCAAAGGTGTTGGAGGCACAGGCGATCCAAATCTTGCAGCCTGCTCTGGGTCGTGTAGGCGGCATTTTAGAGGGTAAGAAGATTGCTGCAATGGCTGAGGCTCACTATGCGCAGTTTGCACCACATTTGTATGCCGGTCCTATGGAGGCTGCAGCGAATATTCAACTATCAGCTACGTTACCGAACTTTCTTATCCTGGAAAGCATCGACAACTTTGACGGTTTCTTTAACGACTTGCTCACCGTACCCATTCAGTGGGAAGACGGTTACGTCATAGTCCCCAATCGCCCTGGTCTTGGCTTCGA
- a CDS encoding SDR family NAD(P)-dependent oxidoreductase has product MPLSKLSRSIRNQVALVTGAASGIGRATSHLLADEGAQVAVTDITQEGVDRVVQEITDAGGKAKGWVLDIANAAQIINVTKEVIAHYGGIDILINNAGISLFTKIDSDDYEDLWDRSLDVMLKGQVRLVRAALPALRQSKHPRIVNLASTEGLGATPYGSTYTSAKHGVIGLTRALAVELGPEGITVNCVCPGPTLTGMTQAIPDTDKVVFAKRRTALKRYAQPEEIAHAIVNLTLPASSYMTGVALAVDGGLTIRNA; this is encoded by the coding sequence ATGCCGCTTTCAAAACTCAGCCGATCCATTCGCAATCAGGTCGCTTTAGTCACTGGTGCCGCTAGCGGCATCGGACGTGCAACCTCGCACTTGCTAGCTGATGAAGGCGCCCAAGTGGCCGTGACCGACATCACACAAGAAGGCGTTGATCGAGTCGTTCAAGAAATCACCGATGCCGGCGGTAAGGCTAAGGGTTGGGTTCTGGATATTGCGAATGCGGCCCAAATTATCAATGTCACCAAGGAGGTAATCGCTCACTATGGCGGCATAGATATCCTAATCAACAATGCGGGTATTTCGCTGTTTACCAAAATCGACAGCGACGACTACGAGGACCTGTGGGACCGCTCGCTCGATGTCATGCTGAAAGGCCAGGTGCGCCTAGTTCGCGCGGCCTTGCCGGCGTTGCGACAATCTAAACACCCCCGCATTGTAAACCTAGCCTCTACCGAGGGGCTTGGCGCTACGCCCTATGGCAGCACTTACACCAGTGCCAAGCACGGCGTGATCGGCTTAACTCGGGCACTCGCAGTAGAGCTTGGGCCCGAGGGCATTACCGTCAATTGCGTGTGTCCGGGCCCTACCCTAACGGGCATGACCCAAGCCATTCCAGATACCGACAAAGTTGTGTTTGCCAAACGCCGAACCGCGCTTAAACGCTACGCTCAACCTGAGGAAATTGCACACGCCATCGTGAACCTTACGCTACCCGCGTCGAGCTACATGACCGGTGTGGCACTCGCGGTCGATGGTGGGCTGACCATACGCAACGCCTAG
- a CDS encoding DEAD/DEAH box helicase encodes MNFSDLGLSPKLLQAISDTGYTTPTAIQSAAIGPVLQGKDLMASAQTGTGKTAAFTLPLLETLLRKPNSSKSPKFLIITPTRELAAQIEASAQTYSKYISCRTLAVFGGVKIGPQIRQLKQGVDVLIATPGRLLDLSEQGEVDLKMIDVLVLDEADRMLDMGFIPAIRRIQKLLPATKQTLMFSATYSDEIRTLAQTYLRRPVEVSVTPKNAAAHTVDQLIYPVDKKQKSAVLQYLLNNYGWVQVLVFSRTKHGANKLVRELDKANIRAAAIHGNRSQSQRTKALADFKSGKIAVLVATDIASRGIDIAQLPVVINFDLPNVPEDYVHRIGRTGRAGSNGRAISLVCADEVKQLRDIERVISRQLPREFIDGFAPQEPLPESPSKPKRPSSKPKSAPGRSRRSGQRRSDTAR; translated from the coding sequence ATGAATTTTTCGGATTTAGGCTTGTCGCCTAAGTTACTACAAGCGATTTCAGACACTGGTTATACAACGCCCACTGCAATTCAATCCGCGGCTATTGGGCCGGTTTTGCAAGGCAAAGATCTAATGGCCTCTGCCCAAACTGGTACTGGGAAAACGGCGGCCTTTACGTTGCCGCTGTTGGAGACCTTGTTGCGCAAACCAAACAGCTCCAAATCCCCAAAGTTCCTGATCATTACGCCCACTCGAGAGCTCGCTGCCCAAATCGAGGCATCCGCCCAAACCTACAGTAAATACATCTCCTGTCGGACGTTGGCGGTGTTTGGCGGCGTTAAAATAGGCCCCCAGATTCGCCAGTTAAAGCAGGGTGTAGACGTGCTCATCGCCACACCTGGCCGCTTGCTTGATCTGAGTGAGCAGGGCGAAGTGGATTTGAAAATGATTGACGTGCTGGTGCTCGATGAAGCCGACCGAATGCTGGACATGGGATTCATTCCCGCCATCAGGCGTATTCAAAAGCTACTGCCCGCAACAAAGCAAACGCTGATGTTTTCAGCGACCTATTCGGATGAGATTCGAACGCTGGCGCAGACGTATTTGCGACGACCTGTAGAAGTGAGTGTTACGCCTAAAAATGCAGCGGCGCACACCGTAGATCAGTTGATTTATCCCGTCGATAAGAAACAAAAATCGGCTGTGCTCCAATATTTGCTAAACAACTACGGTTGGGTGCAAGTCTTGGTGTTCTCCAGAACCAAACACGGTGCCAACAAACTCGTAAGAGAGTTGGATAAGGCAAATATCAGAGCGGCTGCGATTCATGGCAATCGTAGCCAGTCGCAGCGCACAAAAGCCTTGGCGGATTTCAAAAGCGGTAAAATAGCGGTACTGGTCGCAACCGATATTGCGTCGCGAGGCATCGACATTGCCCAGTTGCCGGTAGTCATCAATTTTGATTTACCGAATGTACCAGAGGACTACGTACATCGCATTGGTCGCACCGGTCGCGCGGGCTCTAACGGGCGGGCGATATCGTTGGTATGCGCCGATGAAGTAAAGCAACTCAGAGACATAGAGCGGGTGATTAGTCGTCAGTTGCCACGAGAGTTTATTGATGGATTTGCCCCTCAGGAGCCCCTGCCCGAGAGCCCAAGCAAACCCAAACGTCCAAGTTCTAAACCCAAGTCTGCGCCGGGACGCTCTCGGCGTTCGGGTCAGCGACGCTCTGATACAGCGCGCTGA